In a genomic window of Mageeibacillus indolicus UPII9-5:
- a CDS encoding TetR/AcrR family transcriptional regulator — protein sequence MAQVLKEEVRNRILDAAEKVFYKNDYRGAKLTEIAKEADIPVALIYTYFKNKEVLFDAVVSSVYINFDSAFNEEESLEKGSASERFDEVGENYIHELLKERKKLIILMDKSSGTKHADAKQKLISQMQVHIEVSLKRQSKEEYDPMLSHILASNFTEGLLEIARHYQSEKWAKDMLKLIARCYYKGVESL from the coding sequence ATTTTATAAAAATGATTATAGAGGTGCTAAATTAACAGAAATTGCAAAAGAAGCAGATATTCCTGTGGCACTCATTTATACCTATTTCAAAAATAAGGAAGTTTTGTTTGATGCAGTAGTAAGTTCTGTTTATATAAACTTTGACTCAGCTTTTAATGAGGAAGAATCTTTGGAAAAAGGTTCTGCTTCTGAAAGATTTGATGAAGTTGGAGAAAATTATATTCATGAACTTTTAAAAGAGCGTAAGAAGTTAATTATTTTAATGGATAAAAGTTCAGGTACAAAGCATGCAGACGCAAAACAAAAACTCATATCGCAAATGCAGGTTCATATTGAAGTAAGTTTAAAAAGACAATCAAAAGAAGAATATGATCCAATGCTTTCCCATATTTTAGCCAGTAACTTTACAGAGGGGCTTCTTGAAATAGCAAGGCACTATCAAAGTGAAAAGTGGGCAAAAGATATGCTAAAACTTATTGCAAGGTGTTATTACAAGGGAGTGGAATCCCTGTAA